In Ruminococcaceae bacterium BL-4, one DNA window encodes the following:
- a CDS encoding Adenine phosphoribosyltransferase: MLSLNEQIEKNGLSYYRMTIAGCVRDLPICPIGEHMDIAGFVMLGDVEITERSAEELLKRCPEHDVVVTAETKGIPLCYEMARQGCGRYIVARKSVKAYMRNPIHVEVKSITTDHQQQLYLAEDDYTGLKGKRVLIVDDVISTGESLKAMEELVEKFGGNIVGRAAVLAEGDAKDRKDIIYLEPLPLFAK; encoded by the coding sequence TTGCTTTCATTGAACGAACAGATCGAAAAAAATGGGCTCTCTTATTACAGAATGACGATCGCCGGTTGCGTACGCGATCTTCCGATCTGCCCAATCGGAGAACATATGGATATTGCCGGATTTGTAATGCTCGGAGATGTTGAGATTACAGAACGTTCTGCAGAGGAGCTTTTAAAAAGGTGCCCTGAGCACGATGTCGTAGTGACTGCAGAAACAAAAGGAATCCCCCTTTGTTATGAAATGGCACGGCAGGGATGCGGCCGTTATATTGTGGCCAGAAAAAGTGTAAAAGCTTATATGCGCAATCCGATTCATGTAGAGGTAAAATCCATCACAACGGATCATCAGCAGCAACTATATTTGGCAGAAGATGATTATACCGGTCTTAAGGGAAAGCGTGTGCTGATTGTAGATGATGTTATCAGTACAGGAGAGTCTCTTAAAGCGATGGAGGAGCTCGTAGAGAAATTCGGCGGAAATATTGTAGGGCGTGCTGCCGTATTGGCAGAAGGCGATGCGAAAGACCGCAAAGATATTATTTATCTGGAGCCTCTGCCATTGTTTGCAAAGTGA
- a CDS encoding Uncharacterized HIT-like protein aq_141, with product MDCVFCKIVSGEIPSKKVYEDELCVAFCDLDPQAPVHILIIPKEHIESAAKINSENSRIVAHIFEVAAKLAAENHLDAGWRIVCNVGADGGQTVLHLHFHLLGGRSMKWPPG from the coding sequence ATGGATTGTGTATTCTGTAAAATTGTATCGGGGGAAATTCCAAGCAAAAAAGTATATGAAGATGAACTCTGTGTTGCTTTTTGTGATTTGGATCCACAGGCGCCGGTTCATATTTTAATTATTCCCAAAGAGCATATTGAATCTGCAGCTAAGATCAATTCTGAAAACAGTAGAATCGTGGCACATATTTTTGAGGTGGCGGCGAAACTAGCTGCGGAAAATCATTTGGATGCTGGTTGGAGAATTGTCTGCAATGTTGGAGCAGACGGCGGGCAGACAGTTCTACATCTGCATTTTCATCTGCTCGGAGGACGCTCTATGAAATGGCCTCCCGGCTGA
- the alaS gene encoding alanyl-tRNA synthetase (Evidence 2a : Function from experimental evidences in other organisms; PubMedId : 12554667, 12682299, 17329819, 22720735, 25918376; Product type e : enzyme) — MEWTGLNEIREKYLEFFESKGHLRLPSFSLIPKDDNSLLLINSGMAPMKKYFTGEVTPPRKRVTTCQKCIRTGDIENVGITDRHGTFFEMLGNFSFGDYFKHEAIPWAWEFCTKVMKMPVDKLWVTIYLDDDEAFNIWTKEVGVNPDHIVRLGKEDNFWEHGSGPCGPCSEIYFDRGEEHGCGKPTCGPGCECDRYVEFWNVVFSQFDSDGKGNYPPMEHPNIDTGMGLERLACIMQGVDNLFLVDTIQSILQHVCRIAKVEYGKDKKKDVSIRVITDHIRSTVFMIADGVMPSNEGRGYVLRRLLRRAARHGKLLGINRPFLSEIAETVIEQSKEAYPELSEKRAMILKLVSVEEDSFSRTIDQGMQLLNQLIDDNSTKLISGTDAFKLNDTYGFPLDLTKEIAAERGIQVDEKAFFELMKEQKERSRSARKNAGADAWAGENNLLDDLSETEFLGYTENSVNAKILGIVRDGERVQNATAGDDVTLILDRTTFYAESGGQVGDIGLITSADAIVKIRDTTKNHAKTFLHFGHIDAGSIQVGDTVVTERDQKRHQAIMRNHTAAHLLQAALRKILGDHVEQAGQLVNEERVRFDFTHFSALTAEELSKVESLVNTVILNAIPVTCKEMPIEEAKKLGAMALFGEKYGKIVRVVSVEGFSKEFCGGTHVDNTAKLGLFKIVSESSAAAGVRRIEAVTGFGVYELLTNLQKEINEAASVMKLNSATDLPSHAEQMMQQIKEKENTISELSEKLAGFQIDGLFAGAKMINGVRVCTAIFSGIDSATLRTMCDKIRDKAPDMVAALIGINEGKASVAVTVGKDAMQRGAHAGKIAKAVAIIAGGNGGGRPNFAMAGAKDLTKLDEALKATEGIVQKMLKPEE, encoded by the coding sequence ATGGAGTGGACTGGATTAAATGAAATCCGCGAAAAGTATCTAGAATTCTTTGAAAGTAAAGGGCATTTGCGGTTGCCCAGCTTTTCTTTGATTCCTAAAGATGATAATTCGCTTTTGCTGATTAATTCCGGCATGGCACCGATGAAAAAATATTTTACAGGGGAGGTAACTCCACCGCGCAAGCGCGTTACAACCTGTCAGAAATGTATTCGTACCGGTGACATTGAGAATGTTGGCATTACTGATCGCCATGGTACTTTTTTTGAAATGCTGGGGAACTTTTCTTTTGGCGATTATTTTAAGCATGAGGCTATTCCATGGGCATGGGAATTTTGTACGAAAGTCATGAAAATGCCGGTGGATAAACTGTGGGTTACCATTTATCTAGATGACGACGAAGCCTTTAATATTTGGACAAAGGAAGTCGGAGTTAACCCAGATCATATCGTTCGTCTCGGCAAAGAAGACAATTTTTGGGAACACGGTTCCGGCCCTTGCGGCCCCTGTAGCGAAATCTATTTTGACCGCGGAGAAGAACACGGCTGCGGAAAGCCTACTTGTGGCCCCGGCTGCGAGTGTGATCGCTATGTTGAGTTTTGGAATGTTGTATTTTCGCAGTTCGATTCCGACGGAAAAGGAAACTATCCGCCGATGGAACACCCAAATATTGATACCGGCATGGGGCTGGAACGTCTCGCCTGCATTATGCAGGGAGTCGATAATCTGTTTTTGGTGGATACCATTCAAAGCATTTTGCAGCATGTATGCCGAATTGCCAAAGTTGAATATGGAAAAGACAAGAAAAAAGATGTTTCAATCCGCGTGATCACAGACCATATTCGTTCCACTGTTTTCATGATTGCAGATGGTGTGATGCCTAGTAATGAGGGACGTGGTTATGTTCTGCGCCGTTTGCTGCGCCGGGCAGCCCGTCACGGAAAACTTTTAGGAATTAATCGTCCATTTCTTTCTGAAATTGCGGAAACTGTAATTGAACAAAGCAAAGAAGCTTATCCGGAACTTTCTGAAAAGCGTGCGATGATTTTGAAACTTGTCTCAGTGGAAGAGGATAGCTTTAGCCGGACGATTGATCAGGGAATGCAGCTTTTAAATCAACTGATCGATGATAATTCGACAAAATTGATTTCCGGAACGGATGCATTTAAACTAAATGATACCTATGGGTTCCCTCTGGATTTGACAAAAGAAATTGCTGCGGAGCGTGGAATTCAGGTCGATGAAAAAGCATTTTTTGAATTGATGAAGGAACAGAAAGAACGTTCTAGATCTGCCCGTAAAAATGCCGGAGCAGATGCATGGGCTGGAGAAAATAATCTTTTAGATGATTTGTCTGAAACGGAATTTTTAGGATATACAGAAAATTCCGTAAATGCAAAGATTCTTGGAATTGTAAGAGATGGAGAGAGAGTCCAAAATGCAACTGCCGGAGACGATGTAACGCTGATCCTTGACCGTACTACTTTTTATGCGGAGAGTGGTGGACAGGTAGGCGACATAGGGCTTATTACTTCTGCAGATGCGATCGTTAAGATTCGGGACACCACGAAAAATCACGCAAAAACTTTTCTCCACTTTGGCCACATTGATGCAGGAAGTATTCAGGTAGGGGATACAGTTGTAACTGAGAGAGATCAGAAACGCCATCAAGCCATTATGCGAAATCATACGGCAGCTCACCTACTGCAGGCCGCTCTTAGAAAAATACTGGGAGATCATGTAGAGCAGGCTGGACAGCTTGTGAATGAAGAACGGGTGCGTTTTGACTTTACACATTTTTCAGCTTTAACGGCAGAAGAACTCTCAAAAGTAGAATCGTTGGTCAATACCGTTATTTTGAATGCGATTCCTGTTACTTGTAAGGAAATGCCGATCGAAGAAGCGAAAAAATTAGGAGCAATGGCACTGTTTGGCGAAAAATACGGGAAAATTGTTCGTGTCGTTTCTGTTGAGGGTTTTAGTAAGGAATTTTGCGGCGGAACACACGTTGACAATACTGCGAAACTGGGGCTCTTTAAGATTGTTTCAGAAAGCAGTGCAGCTGCTGGAGTCCGCAGAATTGAAGCTGTTACAGGATTTGGAGTTTATGAGCTTTTAACAAATCTGCAAAAGGAAATTAATGAAGCAGCTTCTGTTATGAAACTAAATAGTGCCACTGATTTGCCTTCTCATGCAGAACAGATGATGCAGCAAATAAAAGAAAAAGAGAATACGATCAGCGAACTTTCTGAAAAGCTTGCTGGATTTCAAATTGACGGTTTGTTTGCGGGAGCAAAGATGATTAACGGCGTACGGGTATGTACTGCGATATTTTCCGGTATTGATTCTGCTACCTTGCGAACCATGTGCGATAAAATCCGCGACAAGGCCCCTGATATGGTTGCCGCTTTGATTGGAATCAATGAAGGAAAAGCTTCTGTAGCGGTCACAGTAGGAAAAGATGCAATGCAGCGCGGGGCACATGCCGGAAAGATTGCCAAGGCGGTCGCGATAATCGCCGGAGGCAACGGCGGCGGACGGCCTAATTTTGCAATGGCTGGTGCGAAAGATCTGACAAAGTTGGATGAGGCACTAAAAGCTACTGAAGGAATCGTGCAGAAGATGCTGAAGCCTGAGGAATAA
- a CDS encoding Cell division protein FtsI (Peptidoglycan synthetase), translating to MGKRVVSLFTILMIGLSICIIRLYGLTIQNGTLAQAASNQQKYTLQIRKERGMIYDRKLKPLTEGSTEYLAAVAPSTETAAALSKILPQSKIKSVYQLLTERNPFLLKLDQNISAPGVTVFPLKSRYSSPALATHLIGYVDEGGMGAAGAEKAFDDSLTQNQGELKITYRVDALGHILPSETAEITDTLSQDSSGVALTLDRDIQKITQKAMDRKISKGAAVVLDAENGQLLASVSCPDFNPDDVSSVMNASNSPLLDRTISSYSVGSVFKLVSAAAALENGADPNEEYDCTGKIEVDGQSFACYNGEAHGKVNLQKAISESCNGYFVQLMQKVPQEKFLSMTRSLGFGDSYELLPGIRSSAGTLPSLDTLKIPRALANFSFGQGELTASPIQIAAMTEAIASGGLYRKPVAFLGTVDQGGNLTTNSVQQPNRVMSQETSLILKDAMKLSASEGTSKLGKPDFVEAAAKTATAQTGQYDGDKEKVISWYTGFFPAESPKYVVTIMAEDGDGGGATCGPVFKEIADELYPKN from the coding sequence ATGGGAAAAAGAGTAGTTTCATTATTTACAATTCTGATGATTGGCCTGTCTATCTGTATTATTCGTCTCTATGGACTGACGATTCAGAACGGTACTTTGGCACAGGCAGCTTCCAATCAGCAAAAATACACCTTGCAGATTCGAAAAGAGCGGGGAATGATTTATGACCGAAAGCTGAAGCCACTGACAGAAGGAAGCACCGAATATCTTGCAGCAGTTGCCCCCAGTACGGAAACAGCGGCGGCGTTGAGCAAAATTCTGCCGCAGTCTAAAATTAAAAGTGTCTACCAGCTTTTAACGGAACGAAATCCTTTTCTGCTGAAGCTGGATCAAAACATTTCGGCGCCCGGAGTGACGGTTTTTCCCCTTAAAAGTCGCTATTCGAGCCCTGCGCTAGCAACGCATTTAATTGGATATGTAGATGAGGGTGGTATGGGTGCTGCGGGGGCAGAAAAGGCTTTTGATGATTCTTTGACTCAAAACCAAGGAGAACTAAAAATCACCTATCGAGTAGATGCTCTTGGACACATTCTTCCAAGTGAAACGGCTGAAATTACGGATACTTTGTCGCAGGATTCTTCCGGAGTTGCCCTTACATTGGATCGAGATATTCAAAAAATTACACAAAAAGCAATGGATAGAAAGATCAGCAAAGGCGCAGCAGTGGTATTAGATGCAGAAAATGGCCAACTGTTAGCCTCTGTCAGTTGCCCTGATTTTAATCCCGATGACGTATCATCCGTCATGAATGCTTCTAATAGTCCGTTGCTCGATCGCACGATTTCATCTTATAGCGTTGGATCTGTGTTTAAATTAGTTTCGGCAGCGGCTGCTTTAGAAAATGGTGCGGATCCAAATGAAGAATATGACTGTACTGGAAAAATTGAAGTCGACGGACAATCATTTGCTTGCTATAATGGAGAAGCACATGGAAAAGTGAACCTTCAAAAAGCAATCTCGGAGTCCTGTAATGGATACTTTGTGCAACTTATGCAGAAGGTTCCTCAGGAAAAATTCTTATCAATGACGCGTTCCCTAGGATTTGGAGATTCTTATGAATTGTTGCCGGGGATTCGTAGTTCTGCAGGAACGCTGCCTTCACTTGACACGTTAAAAATTCCTAGAGCACTCGCAAATTTTTCTTTTGGACAAGGAGAATTGACCGCTTCTCCCATTCAGATTGCGGCAATGACGGAGGCGATTGCTTCCGGCGGACTTTATAGAAAACCGGTGGCTTTTTTGGGAACAGTGGATCAGGGTGGAAATTTGACAACAAATTCGGTGCAGCAGCCAAATAGAGTCATGTCTCAAGAAACATCCTTGATCCTGAAAGATGCCATGAAGCTTTCTGCGTCAGAGGGTACTAGTAAACTAGGAAAACCTGATTTTGTAGAGGCAGCAGCAAAAACAGCAACTGCTCAGACAGGGCAGTATGACGGAGATAAAGAAAAAGTTATTAGCTGGTATACCGGATTCTTTCCGGCAGAGTCCCCCAAATATGTGGTTACCATTATGGCGGAAGACGGTGATGGAGGCGGTGCAACCTGTGGCCCTGTTTTTAAAGAAATTGCAGACGAATTATATCCGAAGAATTGA
- a CDS encoding Peptidase U32, which yields MKKKPELLSPAGDFESLQEAVRYGANAVYLAGKEFGMRAASKNFGDEELIEAVQFAHAHGVKVYLTCNTIPRNEELQRIPKFLEKAQDAGVDAFIMTDFGVMEMAKKYAPKVALHISTQAGVANYATANAFYHLGASRVVLARELSIPEIKQIRAHIPEDLEIECFVHGAMCVSFSGRCLLSNYLTGRDANRGACAQPCRWKYALCEETRPGKYFPIEEDKDGTYLLNSKDMCMIDYLPQLLEAGVTSLKIEGRAKSPYYVAAVTNAYRRALEDAVNGTPLTAWAEEELHKISHREYSHGFYLGQEPGQNLGSGGYVREYEVIAVCESYENGTAVLKQRNRFFAGETADVMEPGKAPYLLPLTELYDENGEPLQNANHAEMKVLLKTEIPIAPGAFLRHKLS from the coding sequence ATGAAAAAAAAGCCAGAACTCCTTTCTCCTGCAGGAGATTTTGAAAGTTTGCAGGAAGCGGTTCGTTACGGGGCAAATGCTGTTTATCTTGCTGGAAAAGAATTTGGAATGCGTGCGGCGTCTAAAAATTTCGGGGATGAAGAACTAATAGAAGCAGTTCAGTTCGCGCATGCGCATGGAGTTAAAGTTTATCTTACCTGTAATACCATCCCAAGAAACGAGGAGCTTCAACGGATTCCAAAATTTCTTGAAAAAGCACAGGATGCAGGCGTTGATGCATTTATTATGACAGATTTTGGCGTGATGGAGATGGCAAAGAAATATGCACCGAAAGTTGCACTGCATATTTCTACACAAGCCGGAGTTGCCAATTATGCAACTGCAAATGCGTTTTATCATCTGGGGGCTTCAAGAGTGGTACTTGCTCGTGAACTTTCCATCCCAGAAATCAAGCAGATTCGAGCGCATATTCCAGAAGATCTCGAAATTGAGTGCTTTGTACATGGCGCTATGTGTGTTTCTTTTTCAGGAAGATGTCTCCTTTCCAACTATTTGACCGGGAGAGACGCTAACCGTGGCGCTTGTGCACAGCCCTGCCGTTGGAAATATGCTTTATGTGAAGAAACACGTCCGGGAAAATATTTTCCGATTGAGGAAGATAAAGATGGAACATATCTGTTAAATTCGAAGGATATGTGTATGATCGACTATCTTCCGCAGCTCTTGGAAGCTGGTGTTACCAGCTTAAAAATAGAAGGGCGGGCAAAGTCCCCTTATTATGTGGCAGCTGTTACAAATGCATATCGGCGAGCTTTAGAAGACGCTGTGAATGGGACTCCATTAACTGCATGGGCGGAAGAAGAACTTCATAAAATTAGTCACCGAGAGTATTCTCATGGCTTTTATTTGGGTCAGGAGCCCGGACAAAATTTGGGAAGCGGCGGATATGTTCGGGAATATGAAGTGATTGCGGTCTGCGAATCTTATGAAAATGGAACGGCGGTTTTAAAACAGAGAAACCGATTTTTTGCAGGTGAAACGGCAGATGTGATGGAACCCGGAAAAGCACCATATCTTCTTCCGTTGACAGAACTTTATGATGAGAACGGAGAACCTCTCCAAAATGCGAATCATGCAGAAATGAAAGTGCTTTTGAAGACAGAAATTCCGATTGCTCCCGGCGCTTTTTTACGGCATAAACTTTCATAA
- the mltG gene encoding Endolytic murein transglycosylase has translation MNDEKEKQQKDDESLNSFSGDAAVRAEAAREAGEEKRSKQAHKRRNYQKRKENRRFFRLIWWAMIIIVSAVVAKYMLTGMNDLLAIGRSSATVTVEIPESVTEKEVSMSQDNIQGLSFQQISAAKQSNQEVTRQIAQILKKAGVINEPDFFCLYSKIRKADGSYRNGSFEVKTDLDYEGIINTIQSTVNRKDIVKVTVPEGLNAMELGALLEQNGICKQEDFLKELNTDAFDSSYTMINDLNGVSGKYYKLEGYLFPDTYQFYQNEDVQNIVQKMLQNANSQFTQQLQDEAKNQGYTWDQIITLASIIQAESANEEDMYNVSSVLHNRLNSGKSLNIYTLDCDSTKYYPYRTKDDIPEDQRDTYLSNYNTYQLRGLPAGAVCNPGLKAIQAALQPNKTSYYYFCHNQTTGQAYYASTYAEHQANLRTAGLL, from the coding sequence ATGAACGACGAGAAAGAGAAACAGCAGAAGGATGATGAATCTCTGAATAGTTTCAGTGGAGATGCAGCCGTCCGTGCAGAAGCGGCCAGAGAGGCCGGTGAAGAAAAGCGGTCTAAACAAGCACATAAAAGACGAAATTATCAGAAACGGAAGGAAAATCGCCGCTTTTTCCGCTTGATCTGGTGGGCCATGATTATTATTGTCAGTGCAGTTGTGGCAAAATATATGCTGACTGGAATGAATGATCTTCTTGCAATCGGAAGAAGTTCAGCAACCGTGACAGTCGAAATTCCCGAATCTGTGACGGAAAAAGAAGTTTCTATGTCACAAGATAATATTCAAGGTTTATCTTTTCAGCAAATTTCTGCTGCAAAACAGAGTAATCAAGAAGTGACCCGTCAAATTGCTCAAATTCTGAAGAAAGCCGGTGTGATTAACGAACCGGATTTCTTTTGCTTATATTCGAAGATCAGAAAAGCTGACGGTAGTTACCGCAACGGCTCTTTTGAAGTAAAAACAGATTTGGATTATGAAGGAATCATTAATACAATTCAGTCCACGGTAAACCGGAAGGATATTGTAAAAGTGACGGTCCCAGAAGGACTCAATGCGATGGAATTGGGAGCCTTATTGGAACAAAACGGGATTTGCAAGCAGGAAGATTTTTTGAAAGAGCTAAATACCGATGCTTTTGACTCCAGTTATACGATGATTAATGATTTAAACGGAGTTTCTGGAAAATATTATAAGCTGGAGGGTTATCTTTTCCCAGATACCTATCAATTTTATCAAAATGAAGATGTCCAGAACATTGTGCAAAAGATGCTGCAGAATGCAAACAGTCAATTTACGCAGCAGCTGCAGGATGAGGCAAAAAATCAGGGATATACATGGGATCAGATTATTACATTGGCTTCGATTATCCAAGCGGAATCTGCAAATGAAGAGGACATGTATAATGTTTCCTCTGTCCTTCACAATCGTTTGAATTCCGGTAAATCACTGAATATCTATACGCTGGACTGCGATTCGACGAAATACTATCCTTACCGAACAAAAGATGATATTCCGGAAGATCAACGTGACACCTATCTGAGTAATTACAACACTTATCAGCTGCGAGGACTGCCTGCGGGTGCTGTGTGTAACCCAGGACTGAAAGCAATTCAAGCAGCTTTGCAGCCTAACAAGACCTCCTATTATTACTTCTGCCATAATCAGACAACAGGACAAGCCTATTATGCTTCCACTTATGCAGAGCATCAGGCAAATCTCCGGACCGCGGGGCTGCTCTAA
- a CDS encoding 5-formyltetrahydrofolate cyclo-ligase: MPVKNIKALKISLRQHYRKYRENLDSSQKKALDYEMHQRLWKLPAYRKSQLIFTYVSKPIEVDTHILIATALSQHKSVAVPRCIENNEMEFYEIHSFDDLTPGNFGVLEPLPEKCRKITDFSQGLCIVPGFSFDSNGFRLGYGKGYYDRFLMKFAGDTVGLCYSACVQWNLPHGYYDRPVDVLVTEKYIRRISHEKFAGGKA; encoded by the coding sequence ATGCCGGTGAAGAATATTAAAGCGCTGAAAATTAGTCTGCGGCAGCATTACAGGAAATATCGGGAAAATCTGGATTCTTCTCAAAAGAAGGCTTTAGACTACGAAATGCATCAGCGCTTATGGAAATTGCCCGCATATCGTAAAAGTCAGTTGATTTTTACTTATGTTAGTAAACCCATTGAAGTTGATACACATATTTTAATTGCTACGGCGCTTAGTCAGCATAAATCGGTAGCAGTTCCTCGCTGCATTGAGAATAATGAAATGGAATTTTATGAAATTCATTCATTTGATGATCTTACGCCCGGAAATTTTGGGGTCTTGGAACCACTTCCGGAAAAATGCCGTAAAATTACAGATTTTTCGCAGGGACTTTGTATTGTCCCTGGCTTTAGCTTTGATTCAAATGGATTTCGGCTTGGCTATGGAAAAGGCTATTATGACCGTTTTTTGATGAAATTTGCAGGGGATACGGTAGGACTGTGCTATAGTGCCTGTGTACAGTGGAATTTACCGCATGGCTATTATGATCGGCCGGTCGATGTGTTAGTCACCGAAAAATATATCAGGCGCATATCACATGAAAAGTTTGCTGGAGGTAAGGCATGA
- a CDS encoding DJ-1 family protein, protein MILLFLADGFEETEALVPVDLLRRTKREIKMVGVGKKQVTGSHGISVMTDITTEELAPYSDSTEMVILPGGMPGTLNLEASKEVKKAVLNAIQKGSFIAAICAAPSILGHWGLLKNHTAVCYPGYEKDLGCKVGSESVVCSGQFITAKGAGVALDFSLQLIEALCGSKKALDVKKSIQCR, encoded by the coding sequence ATGATTCTTCTTTTTTTGGCGGATGGATTTGAAGAAACGGAAGCATTGGTACCGGTAGATTTGCTGCGTCGTACAAAACGTGAAATTAAAATGGTTGGCGTTGGGAAAAAACAAGTTACAGGTTCCCATGGAATTTCTGTTATGACTGATATAACAACGGAAGAACTAGCCCCATATTCCGATTCGACGGAAATGGTGATCCTTCCCGGGGGAATGCCGGGGACACTCAATTTGGAAGCGTCTAAAGAAGTCAAAAAAGCGGTGCTGAACGCTATTCAAAAGGGGAGCTTTATTGCTGCAATTTGTGCGGCGCCATCTATCTTGGGGCATTGGGGCCTTTTGAAAAATCACACAGCGGTTTGTTATCCGGGCTACGAAAAAGATCTTGGTTGCAAAGTTGGCAGTGAATCTGTGGTGTGCAGCGGGCAGTTCATCACGGCAAAAGGCGCCGGGGTTGCTCTCGATTTTTCGTTGCAGCTAATCGAAGCTCTTTGCGGGAGCAAAAAAGCTCTCGATGTTAAAAAATCAATTCAATGCCGGTGA
- a CDS encoding protein of unknown function (Evidence 5 : Unknown function): protein MIRFADWSMLKDLIFLWQIAFQEEKRAAKFYFTNFFHPEECLVVVEEGKLVSMLQMLPGGISLRNDQKVSAQYVFACATLPEYRGRGLMKQLLSKAEQVGFERGDWYSVILPANEGLYHFYELSGYSTCFKVGKADFSYEELKKISDGFLPQNNLPDIPKLNEVRNHILREVPGSMLWNKQGFWRAVRFGEIYGSHLIAQKNAYALAYMENDDCQISELMSSQSDFPQLMASVLAKMPAKTYHLRMPIGPLSQLEIPFGMGKALKEKTLSEVEGGYLGLAMD from the coding sequence ATGATTCGCTTTGCTGATTGGTCTATGCTAAAAGATTTAATTTTTCTTTGGCAGATTGCGTTTCAGGAAGAAAAAAGAGCGGCAAAATTTTATTTTACGAATTTTTTTCATCCTGAAGAATGCCTTGTAGTGGTAGAAGAGGGAAAACTGGTTTCGATGCTGCAAATGCTTCCGGGGGGGATTTCTCTTCGAAATGATCAAAAGGTATCTGCTCAGTATGTCTTTGCCTGTGCAACTCTTCCGGAGTATCGTGGGCGAGGGCTAATGAAACAACTGCTTAGTAAGGCCGAACAGGTTGGATTTGAAAGAGGAGATTGGTACTCTGTTATTTTGCCTGCAAATGAGGGGCTTTATCATTTTTATGAGCTTTCGGGTTACAGTACTTGTTTTAAAGTGGGAAAAGCAGACTTTTCTTATGAAGAGTTGAAGAAAATTTCCGATGGCTTTTTGCCGCAAAATAATTTACCGGACATTCCAAAGCTCAATGAGGTTCGAAATCATATTTTGAGAGAAGTTCCGGGGTCTATGCTTTGGAACAAACAGGGATTTTGGAGAGCGGTTCGGTTTGGTGAGATTTATGGGTCTCATTTAATTGCGCAGAAAAATGCTTACGCACTTGCTTATATGGAAAACGATGATTGTCAGATTTCAGAGCTAATGTCCTCTCAATCGGATTTTCCTCAGCTTATGGCATCAGTGCTTGCTAAAATGCCTGCGAAGACTTATCATTTAAGAATGCCAATAGGCCCTCTTTCTCAGCTCGAAATTCCATTTGGAATGGGAAAGGCTCTTAAAGAAAAAACGCTTTCCGAAGTTGAGGGCGGATATCTTGGATTGGCGATGGATTGA
- a CDS encoding conserved protein of unknown function (Evidence 4 : Unknown function but conserved in other organisms), giving the protein MLSFNYPTLEDRIWLQPILSQSGWMGSEAAFGTLFLWNHTYHSKICQHENFVFLCSGKHCCAYNFPIGENPYEGMELLIEDAKEKKIPFKMWGITQPGIEELQRDFPGRFEYDFDRNGSDYIYSTKDLITLSGRKYHSKRNHIAKFERSYAWRYEEITGDNMNDCREIAIKWKQDNDGPEAEMEALEKAFQNFEALHLQGGLIYVNEKPAAFTIGEEINAKVFLLHFEKALPYDGLYAVINHEFAQRHLEQYDYVNREEDMGLEGLRKAKLSYQPAFLLQKYAVSLKEPAK; this is encoded by the coding sequence ATGCTATCGTTTAATTATCCTACGTTGGAAGATCGAATATGGTTACAGCCCATTTTGTCTCAAAGCGGATGGATGGGCAGTGAAGCAGCTTTTGGAACGCTGTTTTTGTGGAATCATACTTATCATTCAAAAATTTGTCAACATGAAAATTTTGTTTTTCTTTGTTCTGGAAAGCATTGCTGTGCGTATAATTTTCCAATTGGGGAGAATCCCTATGAAGGAATGGAACTTTTAATTGAAGACGCAAAAGAAAAAAAGATTCCATTTAAAATGTGGGGAATTACGCAGCCAGGCATAGAAGAACTGCAGCGTGATTTTCCAGGAAGATTTGAATACGACTTTGATCGGAATGGCTCCGATTATATTTACTCTACAAAGGATTTGATCACATTATCAGGGAGAAAATATCACAGCAAGCGGAATCACATCGCTAAATTTGAGCGTTCTTACGCATGGCGTTATGAAGAGATTACTGGGGATAACATGAATGATTGCCGCGAAATTGCGATAAAATGGAAACAGGATAATGATGGACCTGAAGCAGAGATGGAAGCGTTGGAAAAAGCATTTCAAAATTTTGAGGCACTTCATTTGCAAGGCGGATTGATTTATGTAAATGAAAAGCCGGCTGCTTTTACAATTGGAGAAGAGATCAACGCCAAGGTGTTTTTGCTGCATTTTGAAAAAGCACTTCCATATGATGGCCTTTATGCAGTGATTAATCATGAATTTGCCCAACGTCATTTGGAACAATACGATTATGTAAACCGTGAGGAAGATATGGGATTAGAAGGCTTAAGGAAAGCAAAGCTTTCTTATCAACCAGCCTTTTTACTGCAGAAATATGCAGTATCATTAAAGGAGCCCGCAAAATGA